The genomic stretch NNNNNNNNNNNNNNNNNNNNNNNNNNNNNNNNNNNNNNNNNNNNNNNNNNNNNNNNNNNNNNNNNNNNNNNNNNNNNNNNNNNNNNNNNNNNNNNNNNNNNNNNNNNNNNNNNNNNNNNNNNNNNNNNNNNNNNNNNNNNNNNNNNNNNNNNNNNNNNNNNNNNNNNNNNNNNNNNNNNNNNNNNNNNNNNNNNNNNNNNNNNNNNNNNNNNNNNNNNNNNNNNNNNNNNNNNNNNNNNNNNNNNNNNNNNNNNNNNNNNNNNNNNNNNNNNNNNNNNNNNNNNNNNNNNNNNNNNNNNNNNNNNNNNNNNNNNNNNNNNNNNNNNNNNNNNNNNNNNNNNNNNNNNNNNNNNNNNNNNNNNNNNNNNNNNNNNNNNNNNNNNNNNNNNNNNNNNNNNNNNNNNNNNNNNNNNNNNNNNNNNNNNNNNNNNNNNNNNNNNNNNNNNNNNNNNNNNNNNNNNNNNNNNNNNNNNNNNNNNNNNNNNNNNNNNNNNNNNNNNNNNNNNNNNNNNNNNNNNNNNNNNNNNNNNNNNNNNNNNNNNNNNNNNNNNNNNNNNNNNNNNNNNNNNNNNNNNNNNNNNNNNNNNNNNNNNNNNNNNNNNNNNNNNNNNNNNNNNNNNNNNNNNNNNNNNNNNNNNNNNNNNNNNNNNNNNNNNNNNNNNNNNNNNNNNNNNNNNNNNNNNNNNNNNNNNNNNNNNNNNNNNNNNNNNNNNNNNNNNNNNNNNNNNNNNNNNNNNNNNNNNNNNNNNNNNNNNNNNNNNNNNNNNNNNNNNNNNNNNNNNNNNNNNNNNNNNNNNNNNNNNNNNNNNNNNNNNNNNNNNNNNNNNNNNNNNNNNNNNNNNNNNNNNNNNNNNNNNNNNNNNNNNNNNNNNNNNNNNNNNNNNNNNNNNNNNNNNNNNNNNNNNNNNNNNNNNNNNNNNNNNNNNNNNNNNNNNNNNNNNNNNNNNNNNNNNNNNNNNNNNNNNNNNNNNNNNNNNNNNNNNNNNNNNNNNNNNNNNNNNNNNNNNNNNNNNNNNNNNNNNNNNNNNNNNNNNNNNNNNNNNNNNNNNNNNNNNNNNNNNNNNNNNNNNNNNNNNNNNNNNNNNNNNNNNNNNNNNNNNNNNNNNNNNNNAGGAAAAAAATGGCGCAAAAGGGAAGTCACGTAATACATGTGCGCGTgattagggcgtggttagggaaaggggatcggggaCTGACAGTGCTCTTCTGCCGCGTGTACCAAACcgatcatttcaaaaatgtcgtcatcatgaaataaatacgtcgttctgaaaaacagcattgtgaaataaaaaggacactttggaaaacagtaattttgaaataaaagtttctacaaaaaaaaaactcacatgattataataatatccaacatgaaaaaaaaatattatgatatatgttttttattatgaaatgtttttaacataaaaaatatgttttaatgtaaaaatgaaatacatttcataataaaatggtccatttaaattttaatgaaatgtatttcataataaaatggtcaattatttattgaaaagacttttattggagtgttgcttgattaaattatgttgtatttatttatataattatgaacagtttgggcttccatagaaaacagataatttttatttacttatctGACGGCGGCTGCAGGATCTAACTCTGTTTATGAATCCATCTGATCCATTAATGAAAACCAACTTTGATCATATTTATTAAAGGCAATGCTTATAAGAAACCATAAATAACATCTTAcctatttaatatttatttacaggCTGTCAAACATGTTTGAAGTCTAATGTTGatgtctaatttaaaaaaattgaaggttTGCAGCATGGTGTACTATATTCAaggaagtaaaaatatatttcaaagtaaaataacaatttcctgatttagtttgttttaaaaaataaaaaattcaggtaaattaatttaataaagcaGACTCCTGTAACATTTCTGCACacataatgacattttttggtttCTCACACATTTTACAGATGAATTTGTAAAATGTGTGAGAAACCATTTAGGAGGATGACGATAACAAAGTTGACTCTTCTGTACATCAGAAGAGCTTGAAAGCAAGCATGAGAAtctgtcttaaataaataataaaatgttaatcatgaatattttctttcaaacatttgaaagtcTGACAGAGAGTTAGAGGTAAATGTGTTCAGAAAGACGGTCCAGTGACAGAGGGAACTTTCTCTCCATCTTCTGCTGATTTCAGGGATGAAAACCTCAAAGCAGAAACTGTCTACAGTTGGAGGGAAATGCAGAACAGAAATCTGGGTTTGATGTTAacaagatgaagaaaatgtttctgacttgagaagaagaagacttgaaaatgtggaaaaacagatTCATGTCTCCATGGATTTTCTGGTTTGTCTGGTCTGTAAAGATCCAACTGAAGAATTATTTTCAGGTGTAGAATAACACAGGTGAGCTTTTACTCATGAAGAGGATTTAACAGcttcacatttatttgaaatcaaacagctgaaaaatgtaatactttaatgaacatttttagagaaaatttgTTGAAATCTGGAATTGAATTCAGATGTAAAAAAGTTTGagacactaaagaacaaatgaaaCAGATTCAATCAGCCTTTAATGAGAATTtacaaaacatcaacattttctggatcactGCAGGAACAATTTTATCCAGAAGGAAAAACGATAAGAGAATAAATGGAACCGATGTTTGAGATCCCAagtacaagcggctgaaatgagttttctccgcagggtggctggacgctcccttagagataggttgagaagctcagtcacccggagagagcttggagtagagccgcttctcctccgcatcgagaggagccagttgagatggctcgggcatctggtccggatgccttctggatgcctccctggagaggtgttccgggcatgtcccactgggcggagaccccggggaagacccaggacacgctggagagactcccagaggagctggaggaagtggccggggagagggaagtctgggcatcttttgcttagactgctgcccccgggACCCGGTCCAGATGaggagaagaagatggatggatttttttggtgaaatttcagtttttaaataatattttcagcttaattgttggaaaaaaaaaaaactgaaccacATTGTGATGATCATtatgatgaaagaaaaagatcctagtttttttttttttttttttatgtcagaagAGTCAAATCTCCTCAATCAGTCGGacagatttggagtttagaggTTTTTGCATCTCCAGATTGTCCAACATAGAAATATGGGAAAAGTTTCTCAGTGAAAGTGTCTATGTGAGTGTAGATGTGAGTCATGTCAACAGGGTTGTAGAAGGACACCTCCCCCCTGTCATAGTCCAGCTGGACTCTGATCTTCTGGAGACTCTTGGTCACAGTGAGAGTCTTACCATCACCGTTTGTGTATTTTCCATTATAATGTGATAAACACCAGCATCCATCTTTTGGTGAAGCAGAACACTCTTCCTTCCTGTTAACAGACTCTTTAGCCACACCAATGAACCATGTAGGATGAtctcccacctccacctcccagCTGTGTTTCCCTGATCTGAAACCCTCAGAACCAAAAACATCAGGATATTTTAGGAATCTCTCTGGATTATCAGGAAGCTGCTGAGAAGTTTTTCCTCGTCTCACACTGGTCAGATCATCAGACAGATAAAGACATCTGCTTGCAGTGTTTGGGTCCAGGACGACGGGACTGAAGTGGACCTTCTCTTTCATCTTCTCCCAGACTCTGAAGGACAGGTTGCCCACATGTTTGGCCACATCTATCAGAGCTCCTGAGAGCAGCTGTGGGTCTGACAGCGAGCTCTGGGCCCTGGCTCTGCTCTGAGTGTCTTTAGAACTGCTGAGGAACGCCTCCTTgtctttctgcagctctgcttcaaCAGCACTGATACTTTCTGACAGAGAGGACATCTGCTCCTGGATCCTCTTCATCTCTCTGCTCACAGTCTTGCccttctgctcctcttcctccttcagagCTGCCAGTCtggactcctcttcctccttcaggaACTGGTGGAGCTTGTTGAACTCTGCTCTGATCTGTCTCTCTGtggacagcagctgcttcttGGAGTGTTGAATCATCTGATTGTATGTTTCCTCCACTTCTTTGtatttcatcttcttgtcctgCAGAGACTTTAAGTCAGatttcagctcctccttcagctcttTGACTGCTTCTTCTACAGGAACCACTTTGTGACTCTGGTGCAGAGAAAACTCACAGACAGGACAAGAATCTCTCTGCTCATCTTTACAGAACAGTTTGGTTTCTCCTGAATGTTTCCTGCAGACCTCCGTGATCTTCTGCtctcctgtttttgtctctgatgATTCCGATTTCTGTCTTCCAGCAAACGAGTCAGCAAGTTCCTTCAGGCTAAAGTTCACAAATGGATGATCTTTagatgattttcttttacagatggGACAGTTTTTGCTCAGAGTTTGTTCCCAGAACCTCTTCAGACAGCTCGAACAGAAGTTGTGGTTGCAGCTCAGAGTTACAGGATCATTGAAAGTCTCTGAACAAATGTGACAGTTCAGGTATTCCAGAAGAGCAGCTCTCTCAGCCATTTCTAACCAAAATCTTTCAGTCTCAGGACTCACCAGCTTCTGTCTTGAACTTCAGGCTGAAAACATTCCACAAATCTTTGTCTTTCCAGCAGAGATCCAAACAGCTTTAATGGCGTCTGAGTTCACTTCAATTCCAAAGTCAGAATCACTTCAGTTTCTTCAGCAGTTGATTCCTCAATCTCCTTCGTTCCCTTCAAGCTGAACTTTAGACCGTTGAGCAACAGTCCAGTTGTTTTCCCTCCTATCTCTGCTATGACGCAGGTTGGCTCTGGTTCAGGAGGACTTTGACATTTTATAGTCCTTGCTAACATTCATCTGTGGATTGTGGATCTTCTCTGACTTCAGCCTTAGTCTAATCCTTCAGATGTTCATCTAAATTCTTGAATGAATTTTATTTGACAGTCTTCTTCCTGCAGCAGTTCTCCTGTTGCTGCTTCACCTTTCCATACATTTACTGTAGTGTTCGTTTAAAATGTTGGAATACAGCCCTTTGTGAACAACCAGCTGGTTTCCCAGCCGTCTTCACTCCATCAAGTAGCTTACTGACCCAGACTgagaacatttaaacttttgattAGTTTGTTAAACAGGAGTCTCAACAATTGTAGTTAGGATAATGAGCTGGAAGCCTTTTTTGTGGCAAACAGCAAGTCAAGTGTTTTATTGTTCTTGATCAACAAGTTCAGGAGAGCAGAAATTGTGGGCGTGGTTGAAGTATCCAGATATTATTAGAAGGGACTGTAGATGTGCTGTTTGTAGTTCAGAGACAGTGCTGAGGATGTCTTCATGAGCTGTTTTAGCATCTGCAGCCAGCTGGATGTTAACAGTTAACACAATAACAGGTGAAAACTCATGTGGCAGATTGTATGACCGAACACTAACCTGAGGATCCagagctacatgtggctcttttatctctctatTGTGAAACTTTGGCTTTGAGGAAAAAagatcatgatttgaataaatcatGTTGTTACTTAGATTTTCAACTCATCAGATAACTGAGCAATAAGATGGTAAAAGGCTAACTCTTCTATGAGAACGGTTTAATATCACAACCAGCTGAAAGCACATatttttatcttctgctgcacaacaagATCCGTTCAAAGGCAAAGTTCTAAttatataattgtttttatatgtgaagatttaaaaaattgattctaCTTTAATGTTGTTGTGCTCATTTTTGATAGCCAAAGTAAAAGAATGGTGCAGCACCAAAGTCATGACAATAGAAAATGGTatcattaactttttaaaaaatgtaattcaagtaaatctgctgctcGTGGATGATCTTATTTGACaaaggatgtattttattttgaaattaacttTTATGTGCTGCTGGTACAAGTTAAGGAAGTTGAAATTGGTATTTATAGAAGAATATCACGCTGTTATAAGTTAATTATCGGCAATATTTACAAAGTTACAAATCTCAATGGTcacataaacatgaataaagtcCAACACGGTATTAAACAGTGTTGGATTGcattaaaaaagactaaaaacgtCTTCCACGTCTTCATCATCCATGAGTCCATAAATGGTTTTCTGTCTGGTCAGCACATTTCTGCTAACATTAGACTGGTTCTGGACTTAGTGGATCTTGAAGATTTGATCCCGGTGATCCTGTAATTCTGGTTTTAGATTTTCAGAAAGCTTTCCACACAGTTAGCCATAAATGTATCATCGACACCttatcattttaaactttgGACAGTTTTTCATCAAGGTCTTTCAAACTCTCTACAAACATAATAACAGTGCTGTTAAACTTTTATGGCACTACTAGTGGATTTAATATTAACAAAGGAGTGTGACAAAGATGTTCAACTtcaccaaatatatttttacttgtaGATCGAATTTTAAAAGATCTGATCCAACAGGATCAGGATCATTTAAAGGCTTT from Oryzias melastigma strain HK-1 linkage group LG9, ASM292280v2, whole genome shotgun sequence encodes the following:
- the LOC112148705 gene encoding nuclear factor 7, ovary, which gives rise to MAERAALLEYLNCHICSETFNDPVTLSCNHNFCSSCLKRFWEQTLSKNCPICKRKSSKDHPFVNFSLKELADSFAGRQKSESSETKTGEQKITEVCRKHSGETKLFCKDEQRDSCPVCEFSLHQSHKVVPVEEAVKELKEELKSDLKSLQDKKMKYKEVEETYNQMIQHSKKQLLSTERQIRAEFNKLHQFLKEEEESRLAALKEEEEQKGKTVSREMKRIQEQMSSLSESISAVEAELQKDKEAFLSSSKDTQSRARAQSSLSDPQLLSGALIDVAKHVGNLSFRVWEKMKEKVHFSPVVLDPNTASRCLYLSDDLTSVRRGKTSQQLPDNPERFLKYPDVFGSEGFRSGKHSWEVEVGDHPTWFIGVAKESVNRKEECSASPKDGCWCLSHYNGKYTNGDGKTLTVTKSLQKIRVQLDYDRGEVSFYNPVDMTHIYTHIDTFTEKLFPYFYVGQSGDAKTSKLQICPTD